A window of Marispirochaeta aestuarii contains these coding sequences:
- a CDS encoding PAS domain S-box protein has protein sequence MKGKKLLQVLGTAAAYYLFMVIGRFFELGDAMVSTYWPAAGVALAAGYLFGTYGYLGITLGVFLPFLINTAGSRSVPSISFFLVSVIMSIGYSAASWVFGFLLRPSLGDGSTLRRSRDILPLITASAVAALVAASAGEMVLYYIIGNRANPGGYFILWFISIFGAALVMTPWLLSFFDPRSAGKLDSVTQRIIFLLFLVSVLTFGVLHRYFLDPFLLYMPIFLVLLGPLFFSMRQQGMLLNSAVLVVLLGSLNEGGIFNRGGIVRTLVPIVLFLSSVAVVVYGFVMALNYMRERRLTRVLRGRYRSVFILTVLGIIFTAVAFEVLSATANSWYQGPAGWILIGAGLYLPEIVLSFGIIFILLAFSYLLNSINREAEVESLVDSRTRELQQSRQMLSLILDNIPMSVFWKDSSGVYLGCNKRFAEDTGYESPQDIIGKTDDQLSPAEVAQFFYRDDEKILRSRTPKMNIQEPMPRSGGLVHYVRSSKIPIIDASGKAVAVLGLYEDITEERERNIRLENSERKYRALFQNSNDAIVIHDASGDILEVNESAAALFAYQKEELESLNVLALYRRKSSIDQMIRKLQQGVQLRKEQVLFNKQGEEIDTEISASLLDPRAGIVQIIIRDISQRKLAEARLKDAKHQAEEANQAKSHFIANMSHEIRTPMNAILGFTEVLLREIGDPDHRSYLSIIQKSGAALLGLINDILDLSKIDAGKLELNPGPVSIHELGREVMDIFSVSSEKKGLDISFSIEDDFPPRLILDGIRLRQILFNLVGNSVKFTEKGRVELDARLLKSGKKTADIVFAVRDTGTGIPAEEQEAIFQAFHQVRSQDTNKYGGTGLGLTISQRLARIMGGGISLKSETGSGSEFSLVLRKVPVYGKAADGDDQYREEHRDMYFRDATILAVDDVEDNLLLLKKYLDAARNLRLISATDSSTAVDLAREERPDLLIVSLGLTGKSGMKIAEDLKEVLGDEVPIIGLTASIIPETRARAVEAGIREVLVKPLRHRVFMDLLKRYLPLDLQQSPVVDDKGAGSYKKEALSAELHAEPGVYAEFRELFLEEWRNLTDSYYTEDLEDFAMRVAATAGERGAEDLRRWGIGLHLAASAVDIEGIEKAMADFPRILDVDNNESEESL, from the coding sequence ATGAAGGGTAAAAAACTGCTTCAGGTCCTGGGTACAGCTGCTGCGTACTACCTGTTTATGGTAATTGGCCGGTTTTTCGAGCTCGGCGATGCCATGGTTTCGACCTATTGGCCCGCTGCAGGAGTCGCCCTGGCTGCCGGATATCTGTTCGGGACCTATGGTTACCTGGGAATTACCCTGGGGGTATTTCTGCCTTTTTTAATCAATACCGCAGGGTCTCGCAGTGTTCCATCAATATCCTTTTTCCTGGTTTCAGTAATTATGTCCATCGGTTACTCTGCAGCCAGCTGGGTTTTCGGGTTTCTGTTGCGGCCGTCTTTGGGCGATGGAAGCACTCTCAGAAGAAGCAGGGATATTCTCCCATTAATAACAGCATCTGCAGTTGCTGCCCTGGTTGCCGCGTCAGCCGGGGAAATGGTTTTATATTACATAATTGGAAACAGAGCCAATCCCGGCGGATATTTCATTCTCTGGTTTATCAGTATTTTTGGTGCGGCCCTTGTTATGACCCCGTGGCTGCTTTCTTTTTTTGATCCCCGGTCTGCGGGAAAGCTTGATTCCGTCACCCAGCGGATTATCTTTCTTCTTTTTCTTGTATCCGTTCTGACTTTCGGTGTCTTACACCGTTATTTTCTTGATCCCTTTCTTCTTTATATGCCCATATTTCTGGTTCTCCTCGGCCCCCTGTTTTTCAGTATGCGTCAGCAGGGAATGCTGCTGAACAGTGCTGTCCTGGTCGTTTTACTGGGCTCGCTGAACGAAGGAGGCATTTTCAACAGGGGCGGTATTGTCAGAACTCTGGTCCCGATTGTATTGTTCCTGTCTTCCGTCGCAGTTGTTGTGTACGGCTTTGTTATGGCCCTCAATTATATGCGGGAACGGCGCCTGACCCGGGTTCTGAGGGGACGGTATCGTTCCGTCTTTATTTTGACGGTTCTTGGAATAATCTTCACTGCAGTGGCATTCGAGGTTCTTTCCGCAACTGCGAACAGCTGGTATCAGGGGCCTGCCGGGTGGATTCTTATCGGGGCCGGTCTATATTTACCGGAGATAGTACTTTCCTTTGGAATAATCTTTATCCTCCTGGCATTTTCTTACCTACTCAACAGCATCAACCGCGAGGCGGAGGTGGAATCTCTGGTCGATTCCCGGACACGGGAGCTGCAGCAGTCCCGGCAGATGCTCTCCCTTATTTTGGACAATATACCCATGAGCGTTTTCTGGAAAGACTCCTCCGGGGTCTATCTCGGCTGCAACAAACGCTTTGCCGAGGATACCGGGTATGAGTCGCCGCAGGATATTATCGGAAAGACTGACGATCAGCTTTCTCCCGCGGAGGTAGCCCAGTTCTTCTACCGGGATGACGAGAAGATCCTTCGTTCCCGTACCCCCAAGATGAATATCCAGGAACCGATGCCCAGGTCGGGGGGACTTGTCCATTATGTACGTTCCAGCAAAATCCCGATTATCGACGCTTCGGGAAAGGCTGTCGCGGTCCTGGGTCTCTACGAGGACATTACCGAAGAGCGGGAGCGGAATATCCGGCTCGAGAACAGTGAACGAAAATACCGGGCCCTTTTTCAGAACTCCAACGACGCCATTGTAATTCACGACGCCTCCGGAGACATCCTGGAGGTTAACGAGAGCGCAGCGGCTCTCTTTGCGTATCAGAAGGAGGAACTGGAGAGTCTCAATGTCCTGGCTCTCTATCGCAGGAAGAGCAGCATCGACCAGATGATCCGCAAGCTGCAGCAGGGGGTTCAGCTGCGAAAGGAGCAGGTACTGTTCAACAAGCAGGGCGAGGAGATCGACACTGAGATATCCGCCTCCCTGCTGGATCCCCGGGCAGGGATTGTGCAGATCATTATCAGGGATATCTCCCAGCGAAAGCTCGCCGAGGCTCGTCTGAAGGATGCAAAGCACCAGGCCGAGGAGGCGAACCAGGCAAAAAGCCATTTTATCGCCAACATGAGTCACGAAATCAGAACCCCCATGAACGCTATCCTCGGCTTTACCGAGGTCCTTCTCAGGGAGATCGGCGATCCGGACCATCGTTCCTATCTGTCCATTATTCAAAAGAGCGGTGCCGCGTTGCTGGGCCTGATCAATGACATCCTCGATCTTTCGAAGATCGATGCCGGAAAACTGGAGCTCAATCCCGGCCCGGTGAGTATCCATGAACTGGGGCGGGAGGTTATGGATATCTTCTCCGTCAGCAGCGAAAAGAAGGGGCTCGACATCAGTTTCAGCATTGAAGATGATTTTCCCCCCAGGCTTATCCTGGACGGAATCCGTCTCCGTCAAATCCTGTTTAATCTTGTCGGTAATTCCGTAAAGTTCACCGAAAAAGGCAGGGTGGAACTGGATGCCCGCCTCCTGAAGAGCGGGAAGAAAACTGCGGACATCGTGTTCGCCGTCAGGGATACGGGCACCGGAATTCCGGCGGAGGAGCAGGAGGCCATCTTCCAGGCCTTTCATCAGGTCCGAAGTCAGGATACCAACAAGTACGGAGGAACCGGACTGGGGCTCACGATCTCCCAGCGTCTTGCACGGATAATGGGGGGGGGGATCTCTCTTAAGAGTGAAACAGGTTCGGGGAGCGAGTTCTCTCTTGTACTCCGGAAAGTTCCGGTTTACGGAAAAGCCGCGGATGGGGACGATCAGTACCGGGAAGAGCATCGGGATATGTACTTCAGGGATGCCACGATCCTGGCGGTTGACGATGTGGAGGATAATCTGCTGCTGCTGAAAAAGTACCTGGATGCGGCCAGGAACCTTCGGCTCATCAGTGCCACCGACAGCAGTACTGCAGTCGATCTTGCCAGAGAAGAGAGACCGGATTTGCTTATCGTCTCTCTGGGGCTGACGGGAAAAAGCGGTATGAAAATCGCGGAGGATCTAAAGGAGGTGCTGGGAGACGAGGTGCCCATTATCGGACTCACCGCATCCATTATTCCCGAAACCCGGGCCCGTGCCGTGGAAGCCGGCATACGGGAGGTCCTGGTTAAACCCCTGCGGCACAGGGTGTTTATGGACCTGCTGAAACGCTATCTGCCTCTGGATCTGCAGCAGAGCCCTGTTGTAGACGATAAAGGGGCAGGATCCTATAAAAAAGAAGCTCTTTCCGCAGAATTGCACGCTGAGCCTGGAGTTTACGCGGAATTTCGTGAACTATTCCTTGAGGAGTGGCGAAATCTGACCGATTCATATTATACTGAAGATCTGGAGGATTTCGCGATGCGAGTTGCCGCAACTGCGGGAGAACGCGGTGCCGAGGATCTTCGCCGCTGGGGTATAGGGCTGCATCTGGCAGCTTCCGCGGTTGATATCGAGGGGATAGAGAAGGCAATGGCGGATTTTCCGCGTA
- a CDS encoding LEA type 2 family protein — translation MQIRTTGNSKYLFRILIPVFIVLLLMGSCSTIEGVLNLTRPTAEFEKVEITGLSFDRADLLFYVTVRNPNSIGLKLAGLEYDLAMENQSLIRGNLDKGVDLRAGESALLEVPVSLGYANIFNTVQTAREKDELDYKVDLGFTFTIPGYSSLKVPLSFTGTVPVPKLPSLNLASLQVRNVSLTRIDLELQLEVFNPNKFTIDLNNFNYDLTVAGRPWVRGSKVRPLSFRGKSTSTAAIPLSLNIVEVGRSVVDLLSGNRRLDYQLRGDTRIDTGLPLLQDYLFSFSKDGQAEVFR, via the coding sequence ATGCAGATCCGCACAACAGGAAACAGCAAATATCTATTTCGAATACTGATCCCGGTATTCATTGTTCTACTGCTAATGGGAAGCTGCTCGACAATTGAAGGTGTCCTGAATCTGACCAGGCCCACTGCCGAGTTTGAAAAAGTGGAAATTACAGGACTGAGTTTTGACCGGGCAGACCTGCTCTTTTATGTTACCGTCCGCAACCCGAACTCCATCGGTTTAAAGCTTGCCGGTCTGGAGTACGATCTCGCAATGGAAAACCAATCACTGATCCGGGGTAATCTGGACAAAGGGGTGGATCTGAGGGCCGGTGAGTCGGCCCTTCTGGAAGTACCTGTTTCCCTGGGCTATGCAAATATCTTCAATACCGTACAGACGGCCCGGGAGAAGGATGAGCTTGACTACAAGGTTGATCTGGGTTTTACCTTCACCATTCCCGGCTACAGCAGCCTGAAGGTACCCCTCTCTTTTACCGGGACCGTCCCGGTACCGAAGCTTCCTTCCCTGAACCTGGCATCCCTGCAGGTGAGAAACGTCAGTCTTACACGAATCGATCTTGAGCTGCAGCTCGAGGTATTCAATCCAAACAAATTCACCATCGATCTGAATAATTTCAACTATGATCTGACCGTAGCCGGCCGGCCATGGGTCCGGGGAAGCAAGGTTCGACCCTTGAGTTTTCGCGGAAAAAGTACGAGTACCGCGGCGATTCCCCTCTCCCTCAACATTGTGGAAGTAGGCCGCTCGGTTGTGGATCTGCTGTCGGGGAACCGCAGGCTGGATTATCAGCTCAGGGGCGACACCCGGATTGATACCGGGCTGCCTTTACTGCAGGACTATCTTTTCAGTTTTTCAAAAGACGGACAGGCGGAGGTTTTCCGCTGA
- a CDS encoding formate--tetrahydrofolate ligase — MANDIEIARSYTLRPIEEIAAGIGIGKEDLRNYGPYIAKIRQPALSRLLEKPQRGKLILVSAITPTPAGEGKTTTSIALAQGLARTGKNPIVALREPSLGPVFGIKGGATGGGHSQVLPMEDINLHFTGDLHAVTSAHNLIAAALDNRLHYRQGLRVSPRNVLWPRVMDMNDRALRSMVIGLGGSSHGVPRECGFDITAASEIMAILCLSTGYEDLKNRIARILLAFTEDGDPVRVADLKVQGAAAALLREALLPNLVQTGEGVPALIHGGPFANIAQGANSVMATNLALRCSDYTVTEAGFGFDLGAEKFFDIVAPSGGFSPDAVVLVATVRALKMHGEVPKSELDRPDPAAVAKGGENLEKHLENIAKFRVPAIVAINRFPGDTDEEIEAVRKICESKNAAYAVSTGWADGGKGAVALAEEVSRVCETGEKGKAARLYDWKLPVEEKIAIVAHEIYGAEAVDYTTEAKKDLRRIQKLGYGELPVCIAKTQSSLSDNPRLLGRPKDFLVTVRRILISAGAGFLVPLTGDILRMPGLPRVPAAENIDIDAEGNISGLF; from the coding sequence ATGGCAAATGATATCGAAATAGCCCGGAGTTACACCCTCAGGCCCATCGAAGAGATTGCGGCGGGCATTGGAATCGGAAAAGAAGATTTACGGAATTACGGACCCTACATTGCAAAAATCAGACAGCCGGCCCTTTCGAGACTCCTGGAAAAACCCCAGCGGGGAAAACTGATTCTTGTCAGTGCCATAACCCCCACCCCGGCGGGGGAAGGAAAAACGACTACAAGCATAGCCCTTGCTCAGGGTCTGGCCAGAACAGGGAAAAACCCCATTGTAGCCCTCAGGGAACCGTCCCTGGGTCCGGTTTTTGGAATAAAAGGAGGCGCAACCGGGGGAGGCCACTCCCAGGTTCTTCCCATGGAGGACATCAACCTTCATTTTACCGGAGACCTCCACGCTGTAACCAGCGCCCATAATCTTATTGCCGCTGCCCTGGATAACCGCCTGCATTACCGCCAGGGACTTCGCGTCTCACCGAGGAACGTCCTGTGGCCCCGGGTAATGGACATGAACGACCGCGCCCTGCGCAGCATGGTCATCGGCCTGGGGGGCAGCAGCCACGGTGTACCCCGGGAGTGCGGATTCGATATAACCGCTGCCTCCGAGATAATGGCGATCCTGTGCCTCTCCACGGGCTATGAAGACCTCAAGAACAGAATCGCCCGTATTCTGCTGGCCTTTACCGAGGATGGTGATCCTGTCCGGGTGGCGGATCTGAAGGTCCAGGGTGCTGCAGCCGCTCTTTTACGGGAGGCCCTGCTGCCGAACCTGGTGCAGACCGGGGAAGGCGTTCCGGCCCTGATTCACGGCGGCCCCTTTGCCAACATAGCCCAGGGAGCCAATTCGGTAATGGCCACAAACCTGGCTCTGCGCTGCTCCGACTACACCGTCACGGAGGCCGGCTTCGGCTTCGACCTGGGAGCTGAGAAATTCTTCGATATCGTGGCTCCCTCCGGAGGATTTTCCCCGGATGCCGTTGTACTCGTGGCCACCGTTCGGGCCCTTAAGATGCACGGAGAAGTCCCGAAGAGTGAACTTGACAGGCCGGACCCGGCGGCTGTGGCGAAAGGGGGAGAGAATCTGGAGAAGCACCTGGAGAACATCGCCAAATTCCGGGTTCCCGCGATTGTTGCCATCAACCGCTTTCCAGGCGATACGGATGAGGAAATCGAGGCGGTCAGGAAAATCTGCGAATCAAAAAATGCTGCCTACGCGGTCTCAACGGGCTGGGCCGACGGCGGTAAAGGTGCGGTCGCACTGGCAGAGGAGGTCAGCAGGGTCTGCGAAACCGGAGAAAAGGGCAAGGCAGCCCGTCTGTATGACTGGAAGCTCCCGGTGGAAGAAAAGATCGCCATAGTCGCCCACGAGATATACGGTGCCGAGGCGGTTGACTATACCACGGAGGCAAAAAAGGACCTGCGGCGAATTCAGAAGCTCGGCTACGGAGAGCTTCCGGTGTGCATAGCAAAGACCCAGAGTTCCCTCTCGGACAATCCCAGACTCCTTGGACGACCCAAGGATTTCCTGGTTACCGTGAGACGTATTCTGATCTCCGCAGGGGCCGGATTCCTGGTTCCCCTTACAGGAGACATTCTCCGAATGCCGGGGCTGCCCCGTGTACCGGCGGCGGAAAATATTGATATCGACGCAGAGGGCAACATCAGCGGTCTTTTCTGA
- a CDS encoding HAD family hydrolase, whose protein sequence is MYRCLLVDHDDTCVDSTRHIHYPAHCEIIRQMRPGLEPESLDVWFEKNFHPGVFHYYTGELNFSPEEMKEEFSIWRSYTTTRIPGFFPGIVDTLKSFRDAGGLVVVVSHSEEEHILRDYSHGAEGFVPDLVFGWNDDPERRKPHPWPAREALKRLGIAPGEAAVLDDLSPGIEMASQLGIDTLGAGWGHQVSSIRKEMQRRCRKYFTRVEDFRSFLLEK, encoded by the coding sequence ATGTATCGTTGTCTTCTTGTCGACCATGATGATACCTGCGTCGACAGTACCCGGCACATCCATTATCCGGCCCATTGCGAGATCATTCGGCAGATGCGGCCCGGACTGGAGCCGGAATCCCTGGATGTATGGTTCGAAAAGAATTTCCATCCCGGCGTGTTTCACTACTACACGGGGGAACTGAACTTCAGCCCCGAAGAGATGAAGGAAGAGTTCTCCATCTGGCGGAGCTATACCACAACCCGTATCCCCGGTTTCTTTCCCGGCATTGTCGATACTCTTAAAAGTTTTCGCGACGCCGGAGGTCTGGTGGTCGTGGTGTCCCATTCGGAGGAGGAGCATATTCTCCGGGACTACTCCCACGGAGCGGAAGGCTTTGTCCCGGATCTGGTCTTCGGCTGGAACGATGATCCTGAGCGACGCAAACCCCATCCCTGGCCCGCCCGGGAGGCTCTGAAGCGTTTGGGTATAGCTCCAGGGGAGGCAGCGGTGCTCGATGACCTTTCCCCCGGAATAGAGATGGCCAGCCAGCTGGGTATAGATACCCTGGGGGCCGGCTGGGGTCATCAGGTTTCATCCATCAGAAAAGAGATGCAGAGGCGCTGTCGGAAATACTTTACCCGGGTGGAGGATTTCCGGAGTTTTCTGCTGGAAAAATGA
- a CDS encoding 2-hydroxyacid dehydrogenase has translation MKKIAFFDTKPYDRRYFEAQLDGREFEISFFETRLSRKTADLVKGFDGVCAFVNDTIDDKVIEILKRENIGVVAMRCAGYNNVDLKAAYKSVHVLRVPAYSPYAVAEHAMALILTLNRRTHKSYLRTRESNFALAGLEGFDLNRKTAGVIGTGKIGRVMISILKGFGMNILAYDPYPDQDFAGREGFSYVDPGTLYSRSDILSLHCPLTRETHHLINEEALEAMKPGVMIINTSRGGLIDTKALVEGLKGGKIGYAGLDVYEEEGDYFFEDLSGEIISDDILARLLTFPNVLITAHQGFFTREALANIAETSLENFRAYFNGGPLENEVCYRCDRPECRKETAGRCF, from the coding sequence ATGAAGAAAATTGCTTTCTTTGACACAAAACCCTATGACCGCCGCTACTTCGAGGCACAGCTTGACGGCAGGGAATTTGAAATCAGCTTCTTCGAGACCCGCCTGTCCCGGAAAACCGCGGACCTGGTGAAGGGCTTTGACGGGGTATGTGCCTTTGTCAACGATACCATCGATGACAAAGTTATTGAAATTCTGAAGCGGGAAAATATCGGTGTCGTGGCGATGCGCTGCGCCGGCTACAACAACGTGGACCTGAAAGCCGCCTATAAGAGCGTGCATGTTCTCCGGGTCCCGGCCTATTCCCCCTATGCTGTTGCGGAGCATGCAATGGCGCTCATTCTTACCCTCAATCGCAGGACCCATAAGTCCTACTTACGGACACGAGAGAGCAACTTTGCCCTGGCAGGTCTCGAAGGCTTCGATCTTAACAGGAAAACCGCCGGGGTAATCGGTACGGGTAAAATCGGCAGGGTCATGATCAGTATACTCAAGGGTTTCGGAATGAATATCCTGGCCTATGATCCCTATCCCGACCAGGATTTTGCCGGACGGGAAGGCTTTTCCTATGTGGATCCCGGCACCCTGTACTCCCGGTCCGACATACTATCCCTCCATTGTCCCCTTACCAGGGAAACCCATCATCTGATAAACGAGGAGGCCCTGGAGGCGATGAAACCCGGGGTCATGATTATCAACACCAGCCGGGGCGGTTTAATAGATACAAAAGCCCTGGTGGAAGGACTCAAGGGAGGAAAAATCGGTTACGCCGGCCTTGATGTATATGAAGAAGAGGGGGACTACTTTTTCGAAGACCTCTCGGGAGAAATTATCTCCGATGATATTCTGGCCCGGCTTCTGACCTTTCCCAACGTACTTATCACAGCTCACCAGGGCTTCTTTACCCGGGAAGCCCTGGCGAACATTGCGGAAACAAGCTTGGAAAACTTCCGTGCCTACTTTAACGGCGGTCCTCTGGAAAACGAAGTCTGCTACCGCTGCGACCGTCCGGAATGCCGCAAGGAAACCGCAGGACGCTGCTTCTAG
- a CDS encoding calcium/sodium antiporter, giving the protein MHLPAENMVLNFLVLSASFYVLAKSADFLVDGAVGVAVKARIDKVIIGIVLVGFATTAPEFTVSLMSAIRGFPEIALGNAIGSVIVDDGVALALAILVAPKAITINPGVLKRVGLFLVVIDLFAFGLAVNGIISRLEGFMLLAILAGYLIVMVHSSKKNAGLAPPPEEEIEEHIKPGSLGKQLLLFFIGVAGVIIASEFLVSSSLNIARFFQVPEVIIGLTIIAIGTSLPEIATCITAARKGHGDLAFGDIIGADILNILWIVGAAAAANTIQVGTNVIYFAFPSMIIMVVTMLLLARHRHTLHRWKGFVLIFLYIVYIVSMLRFFYIPGGEMPV; this is encoded by the coding sequence ATGCATTTACCCGCTGAAAACATGGTGCTTAACTTTCTCGTATTGTCTGCCAGTTTTTATGTCCTCGCGAAGAGTGCGGATTTCCTGGTGGATGGAGCCGTCGGTGTCGCGGTGAAGGCCCGGATCGACAAGGTGATAATCGGTATTGTTCTGGTCGGCTTCGCTACAACCGCACCGGAGTTCACGGTTTCTCTTATGTCGGCGATACGGGGTTTTCCGGAGATCGCCCTGGGCAACGCCATCGGTTCGGTAATAGTCGATGACGGTGTGGCACTGGCCCTGGCAATACTTGTCGCTCCGAAGGCCATCACTATAAATCCGGGAGTCCTCAAGCGGGTGGGTCTTTTCCTTGTTGTTATAGACCTCTTTGCCTTCGGACTGGCGGTCAACGGCATAATCAGTCGCCTTGAGGGATTCATGCTTCTCGCAATCCTGGCGGGATATCTGATCGTCATGGTTCACAGCAGCAAAAAGAATGCGGGTCTTGCTCCGCCTCCGGAAGAGGAAATTGAAGAACACATAAAACCCGGTTCCCTGGGTAAACAGCTGCTCCTCTTTTTTATCGGCGTTGCAGGGGTCATTATCGCCAGTGAGTTTCTCGTCAGTTCATCCCTGAATATCGCCCGGTTTTTCCAGGTCCCGGAGGTCATAATCGGTTTGACGATTATCGCCATCGGTACATCCCTGCCGGAGATCGCCACCTGCATTACCGCCGCCCGCAAGGGGCACGGCGATCTTGCCTTCGGAGATATTATCGGGGCGGATATTCTGAACATTCTCTGGATTGTCGGTGCCGCGGCGGCGGCGAACACCATACAGGTGGGGACAAATGTAATCTACTTTGCCTTTCCATCCATGATCATTATGGTCGTTACCATGCTTCTGCTTGCCCGTCACCGGCATACCCTCCACCGATGGAAGGGATTCGTGCTGATATTCCTGTATATCGTCTATATTGTGAGCATGCTGCGCTTTTTCTATATTCCCGGAGGTGAAATGCCTGTTTGA
- a CDS encoding AMP-dependent synthetase/ligase: protein MTATIPQLFRSIVRDYPDHAAQYSKNSRGAFVPVSFSELYREVSVFASGLHDLGVRRSDHLGLIADNRKEWLVADLASISLGAMDVPRGRDSMPQEIAFILNYAECRLVFVENREMAEKVLSVVHELPSMKIMVVLDQEFDPSELEKIPRGLKLHTYGDVMERGAKAIKKDPEFLEQEIDKGDIDDVVTIIFTSGTTGEPKGVMLTNRSYLHQVKGVKKIVDIQPGDIWLSVLPVWHSFERVIQYVAIGTVSALAYSKPIGKIMLQDFQAVQPQWMGSVPRIWEAVKTGIYRNVASKPVVSRVLFHFFVWVGGVYATMRNMFLGRMPRFEYRNRLLDKLISLVPLILLFPFKQLGNVLVFSAIKKKLGGRFRAGVSGGGSLPAAVDSFFQAAGVCLLNGYGLTETGPVVAVRNYFRPVPLTLDVFPETEIRIVDDEGRDVPPNTRGVVLARGPQNMKGYYKREDLTRRIVDEEGWLNTGDLGVWTRDGEFDIRGRAKDTIVLFGGENIEPGPIEAKLRESIYIEQAMVVGQDRKFLGVLIVPDAKEVEHYIKANHVPYITREDMLELPDVWELFNSEIQELISGKNGFKHFERIYRFALIPRSFEIGRELSAKQEVKRHVIAELYEEEIDKLFR, encoded by the coding sequence ATGACTGCAACTATACCTCAACTTTTTCGATCTATTGTACGGGATTATCCCGACCATGCCGCCCAGTATTCCAAGAACTCCAGAGGGGCTTTTGTTCCCGTCAGCTTTTCTGAGTTGTATCGGGAGGTATCCGTATTCGCCTCCGGCCTGCACGATCTGGGTGTTCGCCGCAGTGATCATCTGGGTTTGATCGCGGACAACAGAAAAGAGTGGCTTGTGGCTGATCTGGCAAGCATCAGTCTCGGCGCCATGGATGTGCCCCGGGGACGCGATTCCATGCCTCAGGAGATCGCGTTTATTCTGAATTACGCGGAGTGCCGCCTTGTCTTTGTGGAAAACAGGGAAATGGCGGAAAAGGTACTGAGCGTTGTTCACGAACTGCCGTCCATGAAAATCATGGTTGTACTGGATCAGGAGTTCGATCCTTCGGAGCTGGAAAAGATCCCCCGGGGCCTTAAACTCCATACCTATGGAGATGTAATGGAACGGGGGGCCAAAGCAATAAAAAAGGACCCTGAGTTTCTTGAACAGGAAATAGATAAGGGTGATATCGATGATGTGGTAACCATAATATTTACCTCCGGCACCACCGGGGAACCCAAGGGGGTAATGCTGACAAACCGTTCCTACCTGCACCAGGTGAAAGGGGTCAAGAAAATAGTGGACATACAGCCCGGGGATATATGGCTTTCGGTGCTTCCGGTATGGCACTCCTTTGAGCGGGTTATACAGTATGTCGCCATCGGAACGGTAAGCGCTCTTGCCTATTCAAAACCCATTGGAAAGATCATGCTCCAGGATTTTCAGGCTGTCCAGCCCCAGTGGATGGGTTCAGTCCCCAGAATATGGGAGGCTGTAAAAACCGGCATCTATCGAAATGTTGCATCCAAGCCAGTGGTAAGCAGAGTCCTTTTTCACTTCTTTGTCTGGGTCGGCGGCGTCTATGCCACCATGCGGAACATGTTTCTCGGACGGATGCCCCGCTTTGAATACCGCAACAGACTGCTGGACAAGCTTATCAGTCTGGTACCGCTGATCCTGCTTTTCCCCTTTAAACAGCTGGGGAACGTCCTCGTCTTCTCCGCCATCAAGAAGAAACTGGGCGGACGTTTCAGGGCAGGTGTATCGGGGGGCGGATCTCTTCCCGCGGCGGTGGATTCCTTTTTTCAGGCCGCCGGGGTCTGCCTTTTAAACGGTTACGGATTGACGGAGACCGGTCCGGTTGTGGCAGTCCGGAATTATTTTCGCCCTGTGCCTCTGACCCTGGATGTGTTTCCTGAGACGGAAATACGTATCGTGGACGACGAAGGCAGGGATGTTCCGCCGAATACCCGGGGAGTGGTTCTGGCCCGGGGACCCCAGAATATGAAGGGGTATTACAAACGGGAAGACCTTACCCGCCGGATTGTCGATGAAGAGGGATGGTTAAACACAGGGGACCTCGGCGTCTGGACCAGGGATGGGGAGTTCGATATCCGCGGCCGGGCCAAGGACACCATAGTCCTTTTCGGCGGTGAAAACATCGAACCCGGACCTATCGAGGCCAAACTGAGGGAGTCCATATACATTGAGCAGGCTATGGTGGTCGGGCAGGACAGGAAGTTCCTTGGGGTTCTGATTGTTCCCGATGCCAAAGAGGTGGAGCATTACATTAAAGCAAACCACGTGCCCTATATTACCCGCGAAGATATGCTGGAGCTGCCGGATGTATGGGAACTCTTCAACAGCGAAATACAGGAACTTATCAGCGGAAAGAACGGCTTCAAGCATTTTGAGCGTATTTATCGTTTTGCCCTTATCCCCCGAAGTTTTGAAATCGGCAGAGAGCTCTCGGCAAAACAGGAGGTTAAACGCCATGTTATCGCCGAGCTCTACGAGGAGGAAATCGACAAACTCTTCCGCTAG